From Microbacterium invictum, the proteins below share one genomic window:
- a CDS encoding amino acid transporter, translated as MTEPRPTRRDLMKPVQLLGFAFAAAVFGGVIALISMGFFQDLTGAQREHVIIVALVVAGISFIATLVIMALLILAVDPAQLEKPVDRPVLLPDEDTSGGAGAAGGSNGARDAGDADDKGGPAAG; from the coding sequence ATGACCGAACCCCGCCCCACCCGCCGCGACCTGATGAAACCGGTGCAGCTGCTCGGCTTCGCGTTCGCGGCCGCCGTGTTCGGCGGTGTCATCGCCCTGATCTCGATGGGATTCTTCCAGGACCTCACCGGCGCCCAGCGCGAGCACGTCATCATCGTCGCGCTCGTCGTCGCCGGGATCTCGTTCATCGCGACGCTGGTCATCATGGCGCTGCTGATCCTGGCCGTCGACCCGGCGCAGCTGGAGAAGCCCGTCGACCGTCCCGTGCTGCTGCCCGACGAAGACACCTCTGGTGGTGCCGGTGCTGCCGGCGGCTCGAATGGGGCTCGGGATGCCGGGGACGCAGACGACAAGGGCGGCCCCGCCGCCGGGTGA